GCGATGGCCAGCCAGCCCAGCCCGAGGTTGATCTTGGCCAGCAGCGTCACCTGCCCCAGCCGGCGGCCCGCCTCGGGCCAGTTGTGCGCGGCGACGGCCTGCTTCAGGCGGCGGTAGGGCGAGGCATGGAGATGGCCGAAGATCAGCATCATCAGCACGCCCAGGCCGAGCATGGCGTGCCAGCCCGCCGGCGCGGCCTTCATGCCGACGGCGGCCAGCATCAGGGTGCCCGTGAGCAGCAGCACCGCGATGCTGACCCACACCACGATGAAGAAGCG
The sequence above is a segment of the Variovorax terrae genome. Coding sequences within it:
- a CDS encoding CopD family protein — encoded protein: MDNLLKLLHLAAAIFWIGGMAFIMLALRPPVAAQLEAPVRLPLMAAVLGRFFIVVWVSIAVLLLTGTLMLAAVGMKAAPAGWHAMLGLGVLMMLIFGHLHASPYRRLKQAVAAHNWPEAGRRLGQVTLLAKINLGLGWLAIAAVLLWK